A window of Cyclopterus lumpus isolate fCycLum1 chromosome 14, fCycLum1.pri, whole genome shotgun sequence contains these coding sequences:
- the synj1 gene encoding synaptojanin-1 isoform X2, which yields MAFSKGYRIYHKLDPPPYSVIVETRSREECLMFESGAVAVLSAAEKEAIKNSYAKILDAYGILGVLRLNLGDSMLHSLVVVTGCSSVGKVQDSEVFRVTQTDFISLKNDSGDEDRIAEVRKVLNSGHFYFAWSATGVSMDLSLNAHRRILEDTTDNRFFWNQSLHLHLKHYGVNCDDWLLRLMCGGVEIRTIYAGHKQAKACIFSRLSSERAGTRFNVRGTNDDGQVANFVETEQVIFLDDRVSSFIQIRGSIPLFWEQPGIQVGSHRVKLSRGFEANAPAFERHFTALRRLYGKQVIINLLGSKEGEHMLSKAFQSHLKASEHISAVKMVNFDYHQNVKGGKADKLHSVLKPYLSKFIEECGFFYYSAETGIVRTQGGTIRTNCLDCLDRTNSVQAFFALEMLPKQLEEMGLTEKPQLVARFQEVFRTMWSANGDSVSKIYAGTGALDGKAKAGKLKDGARSVTRTIQNNFFDSSKQEAIDILRLGSTLNSDLADKARALLTTSSLYASPRVLLGMCQNHHKYTRPKQIRVGVGTWNVNGGKQFRSIAFRNQTLNDWLLDAPKKAGHPEFQDSKANPIDIFAIGFEEMVELNAGNIVSASTTNQKLWAAELQKNLSRDHKYVLLASEQLVGVCLFVFIRPQHAPFIRDVAVDTVKTGMGGATGNKGGVAIRLLFHTTSICFVCSHFAAGQSQVKERNDDYSEITRRLTFPMGRLLYSHDYVFWCGDFNYRIGLPNEEVKELIKQQNWDALTAGDQLVDQKNAGLVFRGFIEGKLDFAPTYKYDLFSEDYDTSEKCRTPAWTDRILWKRRKWNFNKAAEEMNVVGAASTSGDNDDDPDNPWSPGTLKYYGRAELKTSDHRPVVSIIDVDILEVDPEARHQVYKEVIAQQGPPDGTILVSLCSSGPDDYFDDALIDELLDKFAHFGEVILIRFVEEKMWVTFLEGYSALAALSLSASTVLGKMMDIRLKSPGWIKSLEEEMSMDRICGSIPTSASSTLLAEDTDMGDDDYDMEGDVDEEVEEILPQHLQPGAGSGPGSSPLPSPHSSPCNSPTHGEPVAPGRSSRGGQPSRPSQGPPVDFQPGAPTSWEPKRPPPPRPHAPPARPAPPQRPPPPSGPKSPALPRPDAAVARGQVAVGAAGPGGAPRPNIPPRAGVISIPPQSRPLPLSHPGAPRPILEVHPGAPRPIPDTHPGAPRPVPCGQVKPTDLPLGPPPSGPPPTEPPAARAQVPSPMQAPMQPQPAAPTAQSQLPPPMQPTLQAPLQPSQAPKTGPPPAAAPAGSPQGLASPKPPPRSRSSHVLPPEAAKSDTAPAAQTNGLNGIQREAQWMPGPFETPASDFLSSSSSSWHSTQSLTRGSSLRAPPSVPAFTSASSSTLPSSFSLQPSTRSDLQALDSSSSSTLSTPSPFASSLLPPPPIQSRSRSQETLCASPGPLLTDPLPARPSSTNPFTGPLPQQHQHRSLTPDFSAQRPTPTPNIQRTMSAFTQPLILTPAPTAAPTAGPTFQLQRTMSLFGPSSTFPSTHVPLLPLAPSPVPSLPLAPASSIPPVLAPRRQPPPPGGKPTQRWVTFDDDLDFKPPTKTPQAPVFPSSSLVSQTQSSNSVFDSEPDWLSSVPSVFPTLPPAIPSRTVNSNTKPPEGPSDDSFFPRESTERHDHF from the exons ATGGCCTTCAGCAAGGGATATCGCATTTACCACAAGCTGGACCCACCCCCCTACAGTGTCATAGTGGAAACTAGGAGCCGGGAAGAATGCCTCATGTTTGAATCTGGGGCGGTTGCCGTTCTGT CGGCGGCCGAGAAGGAGGCCATTAAGAACTCGTATGCCAAGATTCTTGATGCCTACGGTATCCTGGGCGTCCTCCGCCTAAACCTGG GTGACTCCATGCTCCACAGTCTGGTAGTTGTGACAGGATGCAGCTCTGTGGGGAAGGTGCAGGACTCTGAAGTTTTCAGggtcacacagacagactttaTATCGCTGAAGAATGATTCAGGAGATGAGGACCGCATCGCTGAAGTGCGAAAGGTCTTGAACTCAGGACACTTCTACTTTGCCTGGTCTGCCACTGGTGTCAGCATGGACTTAAGTCTCAATGCACATCGCAGGATCCTAGAGGACACGACAGATAACCGCTTCTTTTG GAACCAATCTCTGCACCTGCACCTGAAACACTACGGAGTAAACTGTGACGACTGGCTGTTGAGGCTGATGTGTGGCGGTGTGGAGATCAGGACCATCTATGCAGGCCACAAACAGGCCAAGGCATGCATCTTCTCCCGACTCAGCTCGGAGCGGGCTGGCACACGATTCAACGTCCGAGGAACAAATGACGACGGACAGGTGGCCAACTTCGTGGAGACTGAACAG GTTATTTTCCTGGATGACAGAGTCTCGTCCTTCATACAGATCCGTGGGTCCATTCCTCTTTTCTGGGAGCAGCCAGGAATCCAG GTCGGTTCTCATCGTGTCAAGCTCTCAAGGGGATTTGAGGCAAATGCACCAGCATTCGAAAG ACACTTTACTGCACTGCGGAGGTTGTATGGCAAACAGGTGATCATCAACCTGCTCGGGAGTAAGGAAGGGGAGCACATGCTCAGCAAAGCTTTTCAG agtcACCTGAAGGCATCGGAGCATATATCAGCAGTGAAGATGGTGAACTTTGACTACCATCAAAATGTGAAGGGGGGCAAAGCAGACAAACTCCACAGTGTCCTCAAACCCTACCTCAGCAAGTTCATCGAGGAGTGTGGGTTCTTCTACTACTCTGCAGAGACGGGCATCGTGAG GACTCAAGGTGGGACCATTAGGACCAACTGCCTGGACTGTTTGGATCGAACCAACAGTGTCCAGGCCTTCTTTGCCCTTGAG ATGCTGCCAAAGCAACTGGAGGAAATGGGTCTGACAGAGAAACCCCAACTGGTTGCCAGATTCCAGGAGGTCTTCAGGACCATGTGGTCTGCCAATGGAGACTCCGTCAGTAAGATCTATGCGGGCACTGGTGCCCTGGATGGCAAGGCCAAG GCGGGAAAGCTCAAAGATGGCGCTCGTTCTGTGACGAGGACCATCCAGAACAACTTCTTTGACAGTTCTAAGCAGGAAGCCATCGACATCCTGAGGCTGGGCTCCACACTCAACAGTGATTTGGCAGATAAGGCTCGGGCCTTGCTCACTACTTCCAGTCTTTATG CCTCCCCGAGAGTATTGCTGGGAATGTGTCAGAACCACCATAAATACACGAGGCCCAAGCAGATCCGAGTGGGCGTCGGCACCTGGAATGTCAACGGGGGTAAACAGTTTCGCAGCATTGCTTTCCGCAACCAGACACTCAACGACTGGCTGTTGGATGCTCCAAAGAAGGCCGGGCATCCTGAGTTCCAGG atAGCAAAGCAAACCCCATAGATATCTTTGCCATCGGCTTCGAGGAAATGGTTGAACTAAATGCTGGAAATATTGTCAGTGCGAG CACTACAAACCAGAAACTTTGGGCAGCTGAGCTCCAAAAAAACTTATCGAGGGACCACAAGTATGTGCTGCTTGCTTCGGAGCAGCTGGTGggagtgtgtctgtttgtcttcaTCCGCCCACAGCACGCACCCTTCATCAG GGATGTTGCCGTAGATACTGTTAAAACTGGGATGGGCGGGGCTACAGGCAATAAAGGAGGTGTGGCCATCCGCCTGCTCTTCCATACCACCAGCATCTGCTTCGTCTGCTCCCACTTTGCTGCTGGCCAGTCACAGGTCAAGGAGAGGAACGACGACTACAGTGAGATCACACGCAGGCTCACCTTCcccatg GGTCGTCTGCTATACTCGCATGACTACGTTTTCTGGTGTGGAGACTTTAACTATCGAATCGGCCTGCCCAATGAGGAAGTGAAAGAGCTAATCAAGCAGCAAAACTGGGATGCCTTGACAGCTGGGGACCAGTTGGTGGACCAGAAGAATGCTGGTTTG GTGTTCCGAGGTTTTATCGAGGGGAAGTTAGATTTTGCTCCCACCTATAAGTATGACCTCTTCTCAGAAGATTATGACACCAGTGAGAAGTGCCGCACACCAGCCTGGACTGACCGCATActctggaagaggaggaagtggaactTTAATAAAGCAG CTGAGGAGATGAATGTAGTGGGAGCAGCTTCTACATCTGGGGACAATGACGATGATCCAGATAACCCCTGGAGCCCAGGCACTCTGAAGTACTATGGCAGGGCTGAGCTCAAGACCTCAGACCACAG ACCCGTGGTGTCGATAATAGATGTCGACATCTTGGAGGTCGACCCGGAGGCGCGACACCAGGTCTACAAAGAAGTCATTGCCCAACAGGGGCCTCCGGACGGCACCATCCTGGTGTCGCTCTGCTCCTCCGGGCCTGACGACTACTTTGACGATGCTCTCATTGACGAGCTGCTGGACAAGTTTGCTCATTTTGGGGAGGTCATCCTCATCAG GTTTGTTGAGGAGAAGATGTGGGTGACTTTCCTGGAAGGTTACTCTGCTCTTGCAGCTCTTTCTCTCAGCGCTTCCACT GTCCTTGGCAAAATGATGGACATCCGTCTGAAGAGTCCAGGCTGGATCAagagtctggaggaggagatgagtaTGGATAGAATCTGTGGCAGCATCCCCACCTCAGCCAGCTCCACCCTGCTTGCTGAGGACACGGACATGGgcgatgatgattatgatatggAAG GGGATGtggacgaggaggtggaggagatccTTCCCCAGCACCTTCAGCCCGGAGCAGGCTCAGGCCCTGgatcctcccctctcccctccccccacagtAGTCCCTGTAACTCACCTACCCACGGAGAACCTGTTGCCCCCGGCAGGTCTAGTCGTGGAGGACAGCCCTCCCGACCATCACAAG GGCCTCCTGTTGACTTCCAGCCTGGTGCCCCCACATCATGGGAGCCCAaacgccctcctcctccccgtccccACGCCCCCCCAGCCAGACCAGCACCTCCTCAACGCCCCCCACCACCTTCAG GACCAAAAAGCCCTGCTCTCCCTCGGCCAGATGCAGCTGTAG CTCGAGGCCAGGTAGCAGTGGGAGCTGCTGGACCTGGAGGTGCTCCCAGACCC AATATCCCTCCTCGGGCGGGGGTAATCAGTATACCCCCTCAGTCTCGCCCACTACCTCTCTCCCACCCTGGAGCACCCAGACCCATCCTAGAGGTGCATCCTGGGGCCCCTCGGCCCATCCCAGACACCCACCCTGGAGCCCCACGACCTGTGCCCTGTGGCCAGGTCAAACCGACTGACCTGCCTCTGG GTCCCCCTCCCTCAGGACCTCCCCCTACAGAGCCCCCTGCAGCGAGAGCCCAGGTTCCATCCCCCATGCAGGCACCCATGCAGCCCCAACCAGCTGCCCCTACAGCTCAGTCCCAACTCCCACCACCAATGCAGCCCACACTTCAAGCTCCACTCCAGCCTTCGCAAGCTCCTAAAACAGGGccccctcctgctgctgccCCTGCCGGCTCTCCACAAGGTCTAGCCTCTCCTAAGCCGCCACCGCGTTCCCGCTCCTCTCACGTTCTGCCACCTGAAGCCGCCAAGTCTGACACGGCCCCAGCTGCGCAG ACCAATGGACTGAATGGAATCCAAAGAGAAGCACAATGGATGCCCGGCCCCTTCGAAACACCTGCTTCtgatttcctctcctcctcgtcatcctcctGGCACAGCACCCAGTCTCTGACCAGAGGCTCCTCTCTGCGTGCTCCCCCCTCTGTTCCCGCGTTTACGTCTGCGTCCTCCAGCACTCTCCCTTCATCCTTCTCCCTGCAGCCCTCCACTCGGTCAGACCTGCAGGCACTTGATTCGTCGTCGTCCTCCACGCTTTCCACCCCGTCACCGTTcgcctcctccctgctcccGCCTCCTCCGATCCAGTCTCGTAGCCGCTCGCAGGAGACGCTGTGCGCCTCTCCTGGCCCCCTCCTGACTGACCCGCTTCCAGCCCGACCAAGCAGCACCAATCCCTTCACAGGCCCACTGccgcagcagcatcagcaccgcTCGCTCACGCCGGACTTCAGCGCCCAGCGTCCCACCCCGACTCCGAACATTCAGAGGACAATGTCTGCTTTTACTCAACCACTCATCCTCACCCCTGCTCCAACAGCAGCCCCGACTGCTGGACCCACCTTCCAGCTCCAAAGGACCATGTCCCTGTTTGGTCCGTCATCCACTTTTCCTTCTACACATGTTCCTCTGCTTCCCCTCGCCCCATCGCCTGTCCCCTCCTTGCCCCTGGCGCCAGCCTCCTCCATTCCGCCTGTCCTCGCACCTCGTCGCCAGCCACCTCCTCCAGGAGGGAAACCGACCCAGCGTTGGGTTACTTTTGATGATGATTTGGATTTTAAACCTCCCACCAAAACGCCACAGGCCCCCGTCTTCCCCTCCAGTTCCCTAGTGTCCCAAACTCAGTCCTCAAACTCTGTGTTTGACTCCGAGCCCGACTGGTTATCCTCGGTCCCTTCAGTATTCCCAACTCTCCCTCCTGCCATCCCAAGCAGAACTGTAAACAGTAACACAAAGCCCCCAGAGGGACCCAGCGACGacagcttcttccccagagagTCAACAGAAAGACATGATCACTTTTAA
- the synj1 gene encoding synaptojanin-1 isoform X1 produces MAFSKGYRIYHKLDPPPYSVIVETRSREECLMFESGAVAVLSAAEKEAIKNSYAKILDAYGILGVLRLNLGDSMLHSLVVVTGCSSVGKVQDSEVFRVTQTDFISLKNDSGDEDRIAEVRKVLNSGHFYFAWSATGVSMDLSLNAHRRILEDTTDNRFFWNQSLHLHLKHYGVNCDDWLLRLMCGGVEIRTIYAGHKQAKACIFSRLSSERAGTRFNVRGTNDDGQVANFVETEQVIFLDDRVSSFIQIRGSIPLFWEQPGIQKKSIKGVLLHLNENRHRNGMDDNPHLVGSHRVKLSRGFEANAPAFERHFTALRRLYGKQVIINLLGSKEGEHMLSKAFQSHLKASEHISAVKMVNFDYHQNVKGGKADKLHSVLKPYLSKFIEECGFFYYSAETGIVRTQGGTIRTNCLDCLDRTNSVQAFFALEMLPKQLEEMGLTEKPQLVARFQEVFRTMWSANGDSVSKIYAGTGALDGKAKAGKLKDGARSVTRTIQNNFFDSSKQEAIDILRLGSTLNSDLADKARALLTTSSLYASPRVLLGMCQNHHKYTRPKQIRVGVGTWNVNGGKQFRSIAFRNQTLNDWLLDAPKKAGHPEFQDSKANPIDIFAIGFEEMVELNAGNIVSASTTNQKLWAAELQKNLSRDHKYVLLASEQLVGVCLFVFIRPQHAPFIRDVAVDTVKTGMGGATGNKGGVAIRLLFHTTSICFVCSHFAAGQSQVKERNDDYSEITRRLTFPMGRLLYSHDYVFWCGDFNYRIGLPNEEVKELIKQQNWDALTAGDQLVDQKNAGLVFRGFIEGKLDFAPTYKYDLFSEDYDTSEKCRTPAWTDRILWKRRKWNFNKAAEEMNVVGAASTSGDNDDDPDNPWSPGTLKYYGRAELKTSDHRPVVSIIDVDILEVDPEARHQVYKEVIAQQGPPDGTILVSLCSSGPDDYFDDALIDELLDKFAHFGEVILIRFVEEKMWVTFLEGYSALAALSLSASTVLGKMMDIRLKSPGWIKSLEEEMSMDRICGSIPTSASSTLLAEDTDMGDDDYDMEGDVDEEVEEILPQHLQPGAGSGPGSSPLPSPHSSPCNSPTHGEPVAPGRSSRGGQPSRPSQGPPVDFQPGAPTSWEPKRPPPPRPHAPPARPAPPQRPPPPSGPKSPALPRPDAAVARGQVAVGAAGPGGAPRPNIPPRAGVISIPPQSRPLPLSHPGAPRPILEVHPGAPRPIPDTHPGAPRPVPCGQVKPTDLPLGPPPSGPPPTEPPAARAQVPSPMQAPMQPQPAAPTAQSQLPPPMQPTLQAPLQPSQAPKTGPPPAAAPAGSPQGLASPKPPPRSRSSHVLPPEAAKSDTAPAAQTNGLNGIQREAQWMPGPFETPASDFLSSSSSSWHSTQSLTRGSSLRAPPSVPAFTSASSSTLPSSFSLQPSTRSDLQALDSSSSSTLSTPSPFASSLLPPPPIQSRSRSQETLCASPGPLLTDPLPARPSSTNPFTGPLPQQHQHRSLTPDFSAQRPTPTPNIQRTMSAFTQPLILTPAPTAAPTAGPTFQLQRTMSLFGPSSTFPSTHVPLLPLAPSPVPSLPLAPASSIPPVLAPRRQPPPPGGKPTQRWVTFDDDLDFKPPTKTPQAPVFPSSSLVSQTQSSNSVFDSEPDWLSSVPSVFPTLPPAIPSRTVNSNTKPPEGPSDDSFFPRESTERHDHF; encoded by the exons ATGGCCTTCAGCAAGGGATATCGCATTTACCACAAGCTGGACCCACCCCCCTACAGTGTCATAGTGGAAACTAGGAGCCGGGAAGAATGCCTCATGTTTGAATCTGGGGCGGTTGCCGTTCTGT CGGCGGCCGAGAAGGAGGCCATTAAGAACTCGTATGCCAAGATTCTTGATGCCTACGGTATCCTGGGCGTCCTCCGCCTAAACCTGG GTGACTCCATGCTCCACAGTCTGGTAGTTGTGACAGGATGCAGCTCTGTGGGGAAGGTGCAGGACTCTGAAGTTTTCAGggtcacacagacagactttaTATCGCTGAAGAATGATTCAGGAGATGAGGACCGCATCGCTGAAGTGCGAAAGGTCTTGAACTCAGGACACTTCTACTTTGCCTGGTCTGCCACTGGTGTCAGCATGGACTTAAGTCTCAATGCACATCGCAGGATCCTAGAGGACACGACAGATAACCGCTTCTTTTG GAACCAATCTCTGCACCTGCACCTGAAACACTACGGAGTAAACTGTGACGACTGGCTGTTGAGGCTGATGTGTGGCGGTGTGGAGATCAGGACCATCTATGCAGGCCACAAACAGGCCAAGGCATGCATCTTCTCCCGACTCAGCTCGGAGCGGGCTGGCACACGATTCAACGTCCGAGGAACAAATGACGACGGACAGGTGGCCAACTTCGTGGAGACTGAACAG GTTATTTTCCTGGATGACAGAGTCTCGTCCTTCATACAGATCCGTGGGTCCATTCCTCTTTTCTGGGAGCAGCCAGGAATCCAG AAAAAGTCCATTAAGGGTGTTTTGTTGCACCTGAATGAGAATCGGCACCGTAATGGGATGGATGACAACCCCCACCTG GTCGGTTCTCATCGTGTCAAGCTCTCAAGGGGATTTGAGGCAAATGCACCAGCATTCGAAAG ACACTTTACTGCACTGCGGAGGTTGTATGGCAAACAGGTGATCATCAACCTGCTCGGGAGTAAGGAAGGGGAGCACATGCTCAGCAAAGCTTTTCAG agtcACCTGAAGGCATCGGAGCATATATCAGCAGTGAAGATGGTGAACTTTGACTACCATCAAAATGTGAAGGGGGGCAAAGCAGACAAACTCCACAGTGTCCTCAAACCCTACCTCAGCAAGTTCATCGAGGAGTGTGGGTTCTTCTACTACTCTGCAGAGACGGGCATCGTGAG GACTCAAGGTGGGACCATTAGGACCAACTGCCTGGACTGTTTGGATCGAACCAACAGTGTCCAGGCCTTCTTTGCCCTTGAG ATGCTGCCAAAGCAACTGGAGGAAATGGGTCTGACAGAGAAACCCCAACTGGTTGCCAGATTCCAGGAGGTCTTCAGGACCATGTGGTCTGCCAATGGAGACTCCGTCAGTAAGATCTATGCGGGCACTGGTGCCCTGGATGGCAAGGCCAAG GCGGGAAAGCTCAAAGATGGCGCTCGTTCTGTGACGAGGACCATCCAGAACAACTTCTTTGACAGTTCTAAGCAGGAAGCCATCGACATCCTGAGGCTGGGCTCCACACTCAACAGTGATTTGGCAGATAAGGCTCGGGCCTTGCTCACTACTTCCAGTCTTTATG CCTCCCCGAGAGTATTGCTGGGAATGTGTCAGAACCACCATAAATACACGAGGCCCAAGCAGATCCGAGTGGGCGTCGGCACCTGGAATGTCAACGGGGGTAAACAGTTTCGCAGCATTGCTTTCCGCAACCAGACACTCAACGACTGGCTGTTGGATGCTCCAAAGAAGGCCGGGCATCCTGAGTTCCAGG atAGCAAAGCAAACCCCATAGATATCTTTGCCATCGGCTTCGAGGAAATGGTTGAACTAAATGCTGGAAATATTGTCAGTGCGAG CACTACAAACCAGAAACTTTGGGCAGCTGAGCTCCAAAAAAACTTATCGAGGGACCACAAGTATGTGCTGCTTGCTTCGGAGCAGCTGGTGggagtgtgtctgtttgtcttcaTCCGCCCACAGCACGCACCCTTCATCAG GGATGTTGCCGTAGATACTGTTAAAACTGGGATGGGCGGGGCTACAGGCAATAAAGGAGGTGTGGCCATCCGCCTGCTCTTCCATACCACCAGCATCTGCTTCGTCTGCTCCCACTTTGCTGCTGGCCAGTCACAGGTCAAGGAGAGGAACGACGACTACAGTGAGATCACACGCAGGCTCACCTTCcccatg GGTCGTCTGCTATACTCGCATGACTACGTTTTCTGGTGTGGAGACTTTAACTATCGAATCGGCCTGCCCAATGAGGAAGTGAAAGAGCTAATCAAGCAGCAAAACTGGGATGCCTTGACAGCTGGGGACCAGTTGGTGGACCAGAAGAATGCTGGTTTG GTGTTCCGAGGTTTTATCGAGGGGAAGTTAGATTTTGCTCCCACCTATAAGTATGACCTCTTCTCAGAAGATTATGACACCAGTGAGAAGTGCCGCACACCAGCCTGGACTGACCGCATActctggaagaggaggaagtggaactTTAATAAAGCAG CTGAGGAGATGAATGTAGTGGGAGCAGCTTCTACATCTGGGGACAATGACGATGATCCAGATAACCCCTGGAGCCCAGGCACTCTGAAGTACTATGGCAGGGCTGAGCTCAAGACCTCAGACCACAG ACCCGTGGTGTCGATAATAGATGTCGACATCTTGGAGGTCGACCCGGAGGCGCGACACCAGGTCTACAAAGAAGTCATTGCCCAACAGGGGCCTCCGGACGGCACCATCCTGGTGTCGCTCTGCTCCTCCGGGCCTGACGACTACTTTGACGATGCTCTCATTGACGAGCTGCTGGACAAGTTTGCTCATTTTGGGGAGGTCATCCTCATCAG GTTTGTTGAGGAGAAGATGTGGGTGACTTTCCTGGAAGGTTACTCTGCTCTTGCAGCTCTTTCTCTCAGCGCTTCCACT GTCCTTGGCAAAATGATGGACATCCGTCTGAAGAGTCCAGGCTGGATCAagagtctggaggaggagatgagtaTGGATAGAATCTGTGGCAGCATCCCCACCTCAGCCAGCTCCACCCTGCTTGCTGAGGACACGGACATGGgcgatgatgattatgatatggAAG GGGATGtggacgaggaggtggaggagatccTTCCCCAGCACCTTCAGCCCGGAGCAGGCTCAGGCCCTGgatcctcccctctcccctccccccacagtAGTCCCTGTAACTCACCTACCCACGGAGAACCTGTTGCCCCCGGCAGGTCTAGTCGTGGAGGACAGCCCTCCCGACCATCACAAG GGCCTCCTGTTGACTTCCAGCCTGGTGCCCCCACATCATGGGAGCCCAaacgccctcctcctccccgtccccACGCCCCCCCAGCCAGACCAGCACCTCCTCAACGCCCCCCACCACCTTCAG GACCAAAAAGCCCTGCTCTCCCTCGGCCAGATGCAGCTGTAG CTCGAGGCCAGGTAGCAGTGGGAGCTGCTGGACCTGGAGGTGCTCCCAGACCC AATATCCCTCCTCGGGCGGGGGTAATCAGTATACCCCCTCAGTCTCGCCCACTACCTCTCTCCCACCCTGGAGCACCCAGACCCATCCTAGAGGTGCATCCTGGGGCCCCTCGGCCCATCCCAGACACCCACCCTGGAGCCCCACGACCTGTGCCCTGTGGCCAGGTCAAACCGACTGACCTGCCTCTGG GTCCCCCTCCCTCAGGACCTCCCCCTACAGAGCCCCCTGCAGCGAGAGCCCAGGTTCCATCCCCCATGCAGGCACCCATGCAGCCCCAACCAGCTGCCCCTACAGCTCAGTCCCAACTCCCACCACCAATGCAGCCCACACTTCAAGCTCCACTCCAGCCTTCGCAAGCTCCTAAAACAGGGccccctcctgctgctgccCCTGCCGGCTCTCCACAAGGTCTAGCCTCTCCTAAGCCGCCACCGCGTTCCCGCTCCTCTCACGTTCTGCCACCTGAAGCCGCCAAGTCTGACACGGCCCCAGCTGCGCAG ACCAATGGACTGAATGGAATCCAAAGAGAAGCACAATGGATGCCCGGCCCCTTCGAAACACCTGCTTCtgatttcctctcctcctcgtcatcctcctGGCACAGCACCCAGTCTCTGACCAGAGGCTCCTCTCTGCGTGCTCCCCCCTCTGTTCCCGCGTTTACGTCTGCGTCCTCCAGCACTCTCCCTTCATCCTTCTCCCTGCAGCCCTCCACTCGGTCAGACCTGCAGGCACTTGATTCGTCGTCGTCCTCCACGCTTTCCACCCCGTCACCGTTcgcctcctccctgctcccGCCTCCTCCGATCCAGTCTCGTAGCCGCTCGCAGGAGACGCTGTGCGCCTCTCCTGGCCCCCTCCTGACTGACCCGCTTCCAGCCCGACCAAGCAGCACCAATCCCTTCACAGGCCCACTGccgcagcagcatcagcaccgcTCGCTCACGCCGGACTTCAGCGCCCAGCGTCCCACCCCGACTCCGAACATTCAGAGGACAATGTCTGCTTTTACTCAACCACTCATCCTCACCCCTGCTCCAACAGCAGCCCCGACTGCTGGACCCACCTTCCAGCTCCAAAGGACCATGTCCCTGTTTGGTCCGTCATCCACTTTTCCTTCTACACATGTTCCTCTGCTTCCCCTCGCCCCATCGCCTGTCCCCTCCTTGCCCCTGGCGCCAGCCTCCTCCATTCCGCCTGTCCTCGCACCTCGTCGCCAGCCACCTCCTCCAGGAGGGAAACCGACCCAGCGTTGGGTTACTTTTGATGATGATTTGGATTTTAAACCTCCCACCAAAACGCCACAGGCCCCCGTCTTCCCCTCCAGTTCCCTAGTGTCCCAAACTCAGTCCTCAAACTCTGTGTTTGACTCCGAGCCCGACTGGTTATCCTCGGTCCCTTCAGTATTCCCAACTCTCCCTCCTGCCATCCCAAGCAGAACTGTAAACAGTAACACAAAGCCCCCAGAGGGACCCAGCGACGacagcttcttccccagagagTCAACAGAAAGACATGATCACTTTTAA